In one window of Primulina tabacum isolate GXHZ01 chromosome 8, ASM2559414v2, whole genome shotgun sequence DNA:
- the LOC142552925 gene encoding filament-like plant protein isoform X1 translates to MEKRKWLWKRKSSERSPGESESPGSISSYSDRHSDEQQDALRGSPNNGMQSSEVTSNLTIIDDEVKERLRNLTEKLSAALVNVGAKEDLVKQHAKVAEEAVAGWEKAENEVAVLKQHLEVAVQQNLKLEVRVSHLDGALKECVRQLRKARDEQEQRISDAMVEKTGEWELTKAELDKRLLELQEQVEAARAEISISILEVMQKENSSLKQELESRCKDLEIIMMERDLSTQAAETASKQQLESIKKIAMLEAECRKLQAAARKSSPTNDHKSVTASYYRESETDSHSDGGERMITLDLYAYNRKRNGYKASGSDSWSSVLISKLDNSKNEKPKSKTLATCGVEIDVMDDFLEMERLAALGDTKISILSAETGAANGESISVDNPLRAELERSIKLVTDMEKKLEKIEAEKLKLERALDDSHVALSASKGMLVESEIQLEELMKELAAVNEAQESLEYQLISMEAEARTMSSCVDSLKAEKEKERSIAAEFKVKSQELEMELQQTKTEIRLEELQKELAAVNEAKESLEYQLASMKAQAKTMSSCVDSLKAENEKERFIAAEFKVKCQELEMELQQTKTEIPLEELLKELAAVNEAKESLEYQLISMEAEARTMSSCVDSLKAENEKERSIAAEFKVKCQELEMELQQTTTSNGELKLKKEDLVVAADKLAECQKTIASLGKQLQSLATLENFLMDTSDIPGLSSKALLSGNGEVFGHLI, encoded by the exons ATGGAAAAGAGGAAGTGGTTGTGGAAGAGAAAATCCTCTGAAAGAAGTCCTGGTGAAAGTGAAAGCCCTGGATCAATTTCATCGTATTCCGACAGACACTCCGATGAACAG CAGGATGCATTGAGAGGATCTCCAAATAATGGCATGCAATCATCAGAAGTCACGTCTAATTTGACAATCATCGATGATGAAGTGAAAGAACGTTTGAGGAATTTGACAGAAAAGTTATCAGCTGCTCTAGTGAATGTCGGTGCCAAAGAAGACCTAGTGAAGCAGCATGCAAAAGTTGCTGAAGAAGCTGTTGCCG GCTGGGAAAAGGCAGAAAATGAGGTGGCTGTATTAAAACAACATCTTGAGGTTGCAGTGCAGCAGAACTTGAAATTGGAAGTGAGAGTCAGCCATCTTGATGGTGCCCTGAAAGAATGTGTCAGACAATTGAGAAAAGCAAGAGATGAGCAGGAGCAAAGAATCTCTGATGCTATGGTTGAGAAAACTGGTGAGTGGGAGTTGACAAAGGCCGAACTTGATAAGCGACTCCTTGAGCTCCAGGAACAAGTAGAAGCTGCCAGAGCGGAGATTTCTATTTCTATTCTTGAGGTTATGCAGAAAGAAAACTCGTCCCTCAAGCAAGAGCTTGAATCTCGATGCAAGGATTTGGAAATTATTATGATGGAAAGGGATTTGAGCACCCAAGCTGCCGAAACTGCCAGCAAGCAACAGCTGGAGAGCATAAAAAAGATTGCTATGCTCGAGGCCGAGTGCCGGAAACTTCAAGCTGCAGCCAGAAAATCATCTCCGACCAATGATCACAAGTCTGTCACAGCTTCTTATTATAGGGAGTCTGAGACAGATAGCCATTCAGATGGTGGGGAGAGGATGATCACATTAGACCTTTATGCCTACAACAGGAAGAGAAATGGGTATAAAGCAAGCGGGTCGGACTCATGGTCATCTGTCTTAATATCTAAGCTTGATAATTCCAAGAATGAAAAGCCCAAGTCTAAAACTCTAGCTACCTGTGGTGTTGAAATTGATGTGATGGATGATTTTCTGGAGATGGAACGTCTTGCTGCATTAGGTGACACAAAGATTAGCATACTATCTGCTGAAACTGGAGCTGCTAATGgagaatccatttctgtggataaTCCTCTTAGAGCCGAACTTGAAAGATCGATTAAACTTGTAACTGACATGGAAAAGAAGTTGGAAAAGATTGAAGCAGAGAAATTAAAACTAGAGAGAGCTTTAGATGACAGTCATGTGGCTCTCAGTGCATCCAAAGGAATGCTGGTGGAGTCCGAGATCCAGTTGGAGGAGCTGATGAAGGAGTTGGCAGCGGTGAATGAAGCACAAGAATCACTTGAATATCAGCTCATAAGTATGGAAGCTGAAGCAAGAACCATGTCTTCTTGTGTTGATTCATTAAAGgcagaaaaggaaaaagaaagatCCATAGCAGCAGAATTCAAGGTCAAGTCTCAAGAATTGGAGATGGAACTTCAGCAGACTAAAACCGAGATCAGGTTGGAGGAGCTGCAGAAGGAGTTGGCCGCAGTAAATGAAGCAAAAGAATCACTTGAATATCAGCTTGCAAGTATGAAAGCTCAAGCAAAAACCATGTCTTCTTGTGTTGATTCACTGAAGgcagaaaatgaaaaagaaagattCATAGCTGCAGAATTCAAGGTCAAGTGTCAAGAATTGGAAATGGAACTTCAGCAGACTAAAACCGAGATCCCGTTGGAGGAGCTGCTGAAGGAGTTGGCAGCAGTGAATGAAGCGAAGGAATCACTTGAATATCAGCTCATAAGTATGGAAGCTGAGGCAAGAACCATGTCTTCTTGTGTCGATTCACTAAAGgcagaaaatgaaaaagaaagatCCATAGCAGCAGAATTCAAGGTAAAATGTCAAGAATTGGAGATGGAACTTCAGCAGACTACAACTTCTAATGGTGAACTAAAGCTAAAAAAG GAGGATTTAGTTGTAGCTGCTGATAAGCTTGCAGAATGTCAGAAAACAATTGCATCCCTTGGAAAACAGCTTCAATCTCTTGCAACATTGGAAAATTTCTTGATGGACACCTCCGACATACCAGGGCTCTCCTCAAAAGCGCTGCTTTCAGGCAATGGAGAGGTATTCGGTCATCTTATATGA
- the LOC142552925 gene encoding filament-like plant protein isoform X2 has translation MEKRKWLWKRKSSERSPGESESPGSISSYSDRHSDEQDALRGSPNNGMQSSEVTSNLTIIDDEVKERLRNLTEKLSAALVNVGAKEDLVKQHAKVAEEAVAGWEKAENEVAVLKQHLEVAVQQNLKLEVRVSHLDGALKECVRQLRKARDEQEQRISDAMVEKTGEWELTKAELDKRLLELQEQVEAARAEISISILEVMQKENSSLKQELESRCKDLEIIMMERDLSTQAAETASKQQLESIKKIAMLEAECRKLQAAARKSSPTNDHKSVTASYYRESETDSHSDGGERMITLDLYAYNRKRNGYKASGSDSWSSVLISKLDNSKNEKPKSKTLATCGVEIDVMDDFLEMERLAALGDTKISILSAETGAANGESISVDNPLRAELERSIKLVTDMEKKLEKIEAEKLKLERALDDSHVALSASKGMLVESEIQLEELMKELAAVNEAQESLEYQLISMEAEARTMSSCVDSLKAEKEKERSIAAEFKVKSQELEMELQQTKTEIRLEELQKELAAVNEAKESLEYQLASMKAQAKTMSSCVDSLKAENEKERFIAAEFKVKCQELEMELQQTKTEIPLEELLKELAAVNEAKESLEYQLISMEAEARTMSSCVDSLKAENEKERSIAAEFKVKCQELEMELQQTTTSNGELKLKKEDLVVAADKLAECQKTIASLGKQLQSLATLENFLMDTSDIPGLSSKALLSGNGEVFGHLI, from the exons ATGGAAAAGAGGAAGTGGTTGTGGAAGAGAAAATCCTCTGAAAGAAGTCCTGGTGAAAGTGAAAGCCCTGGATCAATTTCATCGTATTCCGACAGACACTCCGATGAACAG GATGCATTGAGAGGATCTCCAAATAATGGCATGCAATCATCAGAAGTCACGTCTAATTTGACAATCATCGATGATGAAGTGAAAGAACGTTTGAGGAATTTGACAGAAAAGTTATCAGCTGCTCTAGTGAATGTCGGTGCCAAAGAAGACCTAGTGAAGCAGCATGCAAAAGTTGCTGAAGAAGCTGTTGCCG GCTGGGAAAAGGCAGAAAATGAGGTGGCTGTATTAAAACAACATCTTGAGGTTGCAGTGCAGCAGAACTTGAAATTGGAAGTGAGAGTCAGCCATCTTGATGGTGCCCTGAAAGAATGTGTCAGACAATTGAGAAAAGCAAGAGATGAGCAGGAGCAAAGAATCTCTGATGCTATGGTTGAGAAAACTGGTGAGTGGGAGTTGACAAAGGCCGAACTTGATAAGCGACTCCTTGAGCTCCAGGAACAAGTAGAAGCTGCCAGAGCGGAGATTTCTATTTCTATTCTTGAGGTTATGCAGAAAGAAAACTCGTCCCTCAAGCAAGAGCTTGAATCTCGATGCAAGGATTTGGAAATTATTATGATGGAAAGGGATTTGAGCACCCAAGCTGCCGAAACTGCCAGCAAGCAACAGCTGGAGAGCATAAAAAAGATTGCTATGCTCGAGGCCGAGTGCCGGAAACTTCAAGCTGCAGCCAGAAAATCATCTCCGACCAATGATCACAAGTCTGTCACAGCTTCTTATTATAGGGAGTCTGAGACAGATAGCCATTCAGATGGTGGGGAGAGGATGATCACATTAGACCTTTATGCCTACAACAGGAAGAGAAATGGGTATAAAGCAAGCGGGTCGGACTCATGGTCATCTGTCTTAATATCTAAGCTTGATAATTCCAAGAATGAAAAGCCCAAGTCTAAAACTCTAGCTACCTGTGGTGTTGAAATTGATGTGATGGATGATTTTCTGGAGATGGAACGTCTTGCTGCATTAGGTGACACAAAGATTAGCATACTATCTGCTGAAACTGGAGCTGCTAATGgagaatccatttctgtggataaTCCTCTTAGAGCCGAACTTGAAAGATCGATTAAACTTGTAACTGACATGGAAAAGAAGTTGGAAAAGATTGAAGCAGAGAAATTAAAACTAGAGAGAGCTTTAGATGACAGTCATGTGGCTCTCAGTGCATCCAAAGGAATGCTGGTGGAGTCCGAGATCCAGTTGGAGGAGCTGATGAAGGAGTTGGCAGCGGTGAATGAAGCACAAGAATCACTTGAATATCAGCTCATAAGTATGGAAGCTGAAGCAAGAACCATGTCTTCTTGTGTTGATTCATTAAAGgcagaaaaggaaaaagaaagatCCATAGCAGCAGAATTCAAGGTCAAGTCTCAAGAATTGGAGATGGAACTTCAGCAGACTAAAACCGAGATCAGGTTGGAGGAGCTGCAGAAGGAGTTGGCCGCAGTAAATGAAGCAAAAGAATCACTTGAATATCAGCTTGCAAGTATGAAAGCTCAAGCAAAAACCATGTCTTCTTGTGTTGATTCACTGAAGgcagaaaatgaaaaagaaagattCATAGCTGCAGAATTCAAGGTCAAGTGTCAAGAATTGGAAATGGAACTTCAGCAGACTAAAACCGAGATCCCGTTGGAGGAGCTGCTGAAGGAGTTGGCAGCAGTGAATGAAGCGAAGGAATCACTTGAATATCAGCTCATAAGTATGGAAGCTGAGGCAAGAACCATGTCTTCTTGTGTCGATTCACTAAAGgcagaaaatgaaaaagaaagatCCATAGCAGCAGAATTCAAGGTAAAATGTCAAGAATTGGAGATGGAACTTCAGCAGACTACAACTTCTAATGGTGAACTAAAGCTAAAAAAG GAGGATTTAGTTGTAGCTGCTGATAAGCTTGCAGAATGTCAGAAAACAATTGCATCCCTTGGAAAACAGCTTCAATCTCTTGCAACATTGGAAAATTTCTTGATGGACACCTCCGACATACCAGGGCTCTCCTCAAAAGCGCTGCTTTCAGGCAATGGAGAGGTATTCGGTCATCTTATATGA
- the LOC142552922 gene encoding two-component response regulator ARR17-like, with amino-acid sequence MENSEEAHELKTEQKTKHRFHVLAVDDSQIDRKLLERLLTVSSYQVTCVESGDKALEYLGLLDIQEENEYETPSLSTASKPQVSKINLIITDYNMPGITGYDLLKRVKGSSWKDVPVVVMSSENVPSRINKCMEGGAEEFLLKPVTLSDLSKLHSHLLNSITHYSPCDKDEQEKDDQEDVIVNSVVNSNKRKATSSEPSERRSRVKELHVA; translated from the exons ATGGAGAACTCAGAGGAAGCTCATGAACTCAAAACTGAACAAAAAACCAAGCATCGTTTTCATGTATTGGCTGTTGATGACAGCCAGATTGATAGAAAGCTTTTGGAGAGGCTCCTCACTGTGTCTTCTTACCAAG TGACATGCGTGGAATCTGGAGATAAGGCTTTGGAATATCTGGGGTTACTCGATATTCAAGAAGAGAATGAATATGAAACACCATCATTATCAACTGCATCAAAGCCACAG GTGTCGAAAATTAACCTAATCATCACAGATTATAATATGCCAGGAATTACTGGTTACGATTTATTGAAACGAGTGAAG GGTTCTTCCTGGAAAGACGTACCGGTTGTTGTTATGTCGTCGGAGAACGTCCCCTCAAGAATAAACAA ATGCATGGAAGGCGGAGCAGAAGAGTTCTTGTTGAAACCAGTGACATTATCAGATTTAAGTAAACTCCATTCCCATCTCCTCAATTCCATCACTCACTATTCTCCATGCGACAAAGACGAACAAGAAAAAGATGATCAGGAGGACGTCATAGTTAACAGCGTTGTAAATTCAAACAAGAGGAAGGCGACATCATCAGAACCCTCAGAGAGAAGGTCAAGAGTCAAAGAATTGCATGTTGCCTGA
- the LOC142552924 gene encoding photosystem II 22 kDa protein, chloroplastic-like isoform X2: MAAQAMLLTANAINGGEILIRRLKPKPFSHFLLPPKEASSPPYSSTSGLIVALFKAKTKAPAVKEKVKVEDGIFGTSGGIGFTKQNELFVGRVAMIGFAASLLGEAITGKGILAQLNLETGIPIYEAEPLLLFFILFNLLGAIGALGDRGRFVDEPTGLDRAVISSGKGLRSALGLGEGGPLFGFTKANELFVGRLAQLGIAFSIIGEIVTGKGALAQLNIETGVPITEIEPLILFNVAFFFFAAINPGTGKFLTDDGDD, translated from the exons ATGGCTGCTCAAGCAATGCTGCTTACTGCTAACGCCATTAATGGCGGGGAGATTTTGATTCGAAGACTGAAACCGaaacctttttctcattttttgcTGCCTCCAAAGGAGGCTAGTTCTCCTCCATACTCTTCAACAAGTGGATTGATTGTTGCCCTTTTCAAGGCCAAAACCAAG GCCCCAGCTGTGAAAGAGAAGGTTAAGGTGGAAGATGGGATCTTTGGAACTTCTGGAGGAATCGGTTTCACAAAGCAAAATGAGCTATTCGTTGGTCGTGTTGCCATGATTGGCTTTGCT GCATCACTGCTGGGAGAAGCAATTACGGGAAAGGGAATCTTAGCACAATTGAATTTGGAAACTGGAATTCCCATCTACGAAGCTGAGCCTCTTCTTCTGTTTTTCATACTGTTCAACTTGCTAGGAGCCATTGGAGCACTAGGCGACCGTGGCCGATTTGTCGACGAACCTACCGGACTAGACAGGGCTGTTATTTCCTCTGGGAAAGGCTTAAGGTCTGCATTGGGTCTTGGTGAAGGAG GTCCTTTATTCGGGTTCACGAAAGCCAACGAGCTTTTCGTCGGTAGACTGGCACAGCTTGGCATTGCATTCTCTATAATCGGAGAGATCGTCACCGGAAAAGGAGCTTTGGCGCAGTTGAATATCGAAACCGGAGTTCCCATCACTGAGATCGAACCCCTTATTCTCTTCAACGTCGCATTCTTCTTCTTCGCAGCCATAAATCCTGGCACTGGAAAATTTCTCACTGATGATGGAGACGATTAA
- the LOC142552923 gene encoding delta-aminolevulinic acid dehydratase, chloroplastic-like — protein sequence MASTMLNSANCSVSGPVKLDYVGLKPSEVPWNVLCVRPRSMTNVPRKQAIVACDKRDDVPAPLKMGMSDEECEAAVVAGNIPVAPPIPPKPLAPAGTPVVPSLPLSRRPRRNRRSPALRAAFQETSLSPANLVYPLFIHEGEEDTPIGAMPGCYRLGWRHGLVEEVSKARDVGVNSIVLFPKVPDALKSSSGDEAYNENGLVPRTIRLLKDKYPDLVIYTDVALDPYSSDGHDGIVREDGVIMNDETVHQLCKQAVAQARAGADVVSPSDMMDGRVGAIRAALDAEGFQHVSIMSYTAKYASSFYGPFREALDSNPRFGDKKTYQMNPANYREALVEAHEDESEGADILLVKPGLPYNDIIRLLRDNSSLPIAAYQVSGEYSMIKAGGVLKMIDEEKVMMESLLCLRRAGADIVLTYFALQAARCLCGEKR from the exons ATGGCCTCAACAATGCTCAATTCAGCGAATTGTAGCGTTAGTGGACCTGTGAAGCTTGATTACGTGGGTCTGAAGCCATCGGAAGTGCCTTGGAATGTCCTGTGTGTGAGGCCTCGTTCGATGACAAATGTGCCCCGGAAGCAGGCTATAGTGGCATGCGATAAAAGGGACGATGTGCCCGCGCCCCTTAAGATGGGAATGAGCGATGAGGAGTGTGAGGCTGCTGTCGTTGCAGGGAATATACCAGTAGCACCTCCGATCCCACCAAAACCCTTGGCACCAGCTGGCACCCCGGTCGTGCCCTCACTT CCACTTAGTCGCCGACCTCGTCGGAACCGTCGGTCCCCAGCTCTGAGGGCTGCATTCCAAGAAACAAGTTTGAGTCCCGCAAATCTGGTTTATCCTCTTTTCATTCATGAGG GTGAGGAAGACACTCCAATTGGAGCAATGCCAGGATGTTATAGACTTGGATGGCGACATGGACTTGTTGAAGAA GTATCAAAGGCACGAGATGTCGGTGTTAACAGCATCGTGCTCTTTCCGAAAGTTCCAGATGCTTTGAAG TCCTCTTCAGGGGATGAAGCATACAATGAAAATGGGCTGGTTCCACGAACAATACGGCTGCTCAAAGACAAGTATCCTGATCTT GTTATCTACACCGATGTTGCTTTAGATCCATATTCTTCCGATGGACATGATGGTATAGTTAGAGAAGATG GAGTTATTATGAATGACGAAACTGTGCATCAGCTGTGTAAGCAGGCGGTTGCCCAG GCCAGGGCAGGAGCGGATGTGGTCAGTCCCAGTGATATGATGGATGGACGTGTTGGGGCGATTCGAGCGGCTCTTGATGCTGAAGGATTTCAGCATGTTTCCATTATGTCCTACACTGCCAA atatgcaAGTTCATTTTACGGTCCTTTTAGAGAGGCTTTAGATTCGAATCCACGATTTGGAGACAAGAAGAC CTATCAGATGAATCCTGCTAATTATAGAGAAGCTTTGGTCGAAGCCCATGAGGATGAATCTGAAGGAGCTGACATTCTTCTG GTGAAGCCGGGTCTACCATACAACGACATAATAAGGCTTTTACGAGATAACTCTTCTTTGCCAATTGCTGCATATCAG GTTTCTGGTGAATACTCGATGATTAAGGCCGGAGGGGTTCTTAAAATGATTGATGAGGAGAAAGTGATGATGGAATCTCTGTTATGTCTTCGTCGAGCTGGAGCAGATATCGTTCTCACTTATTTTGCTCTTCAAGCAGCTAGATGCTTGTGTGGGGAGAAGAGGTGA
- the LOC142552924 gene encoding photosystem II 22 kDa protein, chloroplastic-like isoform X1: MAAQAMLLTANAINGGEILIRRLKPKPFSHFLLPPKEASSPPYSSTSGLIVALFKAKTKADPVKKAPAVKEKVKVEDGIFGTSGGIGFTKQNELFVGRVAMIGFAASLLGEAITGKGILAQLNLETGIPIYEAEPLLLFFILFNLLGAIGALGDRGRFVDEPTGLDRAVISSGKGLRSALGLGEGGPLFGFTKANELFVGRLAQLGIAFSIIGEIVTGKGALAQLNIETGVPITEIEPLILFNVAFFFFAAINPGTGKFLTDDGDD, encoded by the exons ATGGCTGCTCAAGCAATGCTGCTTACTGCTAACGCCATTAATGGCGGGGAGATTTTGATTCGAAGACTGAAACCGaaacctttttctcattttttgcTGCCTCCAAAGGAGGCTAGTTCTCCTCCATACTCTTCAACAAGTGGATTGATTGTTGCCCTTTTCAAGGCCAAAACCAAGGCAGATCCTGTCAAGAAG GCCCCAGCTGTGAAAGAGAAGGTTAAGGTGGAAGATGGGATCTTTGGAACTTCTGGAGGAATCGGTTTCACAAAGCAAAATGAGCTATTCGTTGGTCGTGTTGCCATGATTGGCTTTGCT GCATCACTGCTGGGAGAAGCAATTACGGGAAAGGGAATCTTAGCACAATTGAATTTGGAAACTGGAATTCCCATCTACGAAGCTGAGCCTCTTCTTCTGTTTTTCATACTGTTCAACTTGCTAGGAGCCATTGGAGCACTAGGCGACCGTGGCCGATTTGTCGACGAACCTACCGGACTAGACAGGGCTGTTATTTCCTCTGGGAAAGGCTTAAGGTCTGCATTGGGTCTTGGTGAAGGAG GTCCTTTATTCGGGTTCACGAAAGCCAACGAGCTTTTCGTCGGTAGACTGGCACAGCTTGGCATTGCATTCTCTATAATCGGAGAGATCGTCACCGGAAAAGGAGCTTTGGCGCAGTTGAATATCGAAACCGGAGTTCCCATCACTGAGATCGAACCCCTTATTCTCTTCAACGTCGCATTCTTCTTCTTCGCAGCCATAAATCCTGGCACTGGAAAATTTCTCACTGATGATGGAGACGATTAA